A region of the Campylobacter cuniculorum DSM 23162 = LMG 24588 genome:
TTTAGATGCCTTTTTTACAAGTGCATCAGCAGTGAGTATGACGGGACTTATTGTTAAAAATACTGCAAGTGATTTTACTCTGTATGGACAAATTATCATCTTGATTCTTGTGCAAATTGGTGGGCTTGGATATATGGGTATAGGGCTTTTTATCTATATATTAATTCGTAAAAAAGTCGGTTTTAGTGGTAAAAATTTACTTAAAGAATCTCTAGTTCATTCATCAATGGACGGCTTATTTAGTTTTTTCAAAAAACTTTTGCTTTTTATTGTCATCATCGAATTCATTGGGACCATTTTATTTTTTTTGCGATTTGCTTTAGAAATGGACTTTGGAAAGGCTCTTTGGTTTGGTTTTTTTCACTCTGTCAGTGCCTTTAATAATTCAGGTTTTTATATACTTGAAGATGGGCTATTAAAATACAGACACGATATTGCCATCAATCTTATTTTTACAAGCTTAGTAATCATTGGTGGGCTTGGATATTTTGTTATTGTTGAATTATATTTCTTCCAAAGAAAGCGATTACAAAATCTTAGTTTGCATACTAAAATTGTCGTTTTTTCAACTCTTTTTTTTATTGTTTTTTCTACTTTAATGATGTTTATTTTAGAATATTCAAATCCAAACAGCATTGGAAATTTCTCTTTTTTTGATAAACTTCTCTCTTCTTATTTTACTGCTGTAAATTTTAGGACTTCAGGGTTTAACACTTTAGATGTTTATTATTTTAAAGATGCAAGTTTGTTTTTTGGTTCCTTGTTTATGGTTATAGGTGGAGCACCCGGAGGAACAGCTGGAGGAATGAAAGTAACAACGGTTGTCGTGCTCGTGCTCTATGCTTATTGGTCTGTAAGAAATGGAAGAGTAAGAATTTTTGGTTATGAAATTCCACAAGAAACTATTAATAAAGCCTTTGTCATCGGTGTAGGCTCGGCAATTTATATAGTCATTTGCACCATACTTCTTTCTTTGCTTGAATCAGAAATTCGATTCATTGCACTTTTATTTGAAACCTCATCAGCTTTTGCAACGGTGGGTTTTTCAGTCGGAGATGGAGGCTCACTTTCTCTTTGTGCGAAATTTAACCCTGTGAGCAAAATTATTGTTATTATTATGATGTTAAGTGGAAGAATAGGTGTTTTTGCATTCTTTATTTCTATTTTCAGTCAAGATAAGGCTATACATATTAAATACCCGAAAGGACGCGTCAATCTATGAAAAATGAAACTTATGGGATTATAGGATTAGGAAAATTTGGTTCGGTTGTAGCAGACGAGCTTCTTGCTTCTGGATATACCGTCATTGTTGCAGATAAAAACGAAGAGGCTTTAAAAAACACTCAACATTCTCCAAGTTATGCTTATATTTTAGATTCTACTAATACCGCAGCCTTAAAAGAAGCAGGTTTTCACGATATAGGGGTTGTTATTATAAGTATAGGTGAAAGTGTTGAAAAAAGCATACTCACTCTTATGGCACTTAAGGATATTGGAGCAAAAAATATTGTCGCTAAAGCCACTTCAAACATTCATGGACAAATTCTTTCAAAACTTGGAGCCACAAAAGTGATTTATCCTGAAAAAGAAAGTGCTAAAAGATTGGTTAAAGATTTTCTTGTTAAATCTGTTAATTTTGAGGTTTTTGAGCTTTCTGCAAATACAATTCGTGCTATAAAACTCAATATAGACGATAAACTTGCTGGAAATAGTCTTAAACAAATTGCTCAAAATATGCACATCATTGCTTATAAAAAATTAAATGGTGATTGGGAAATTTTGCCTGATTTAGAAACCATTATAGTGTATTCGGGTGATTGCGTTATCTTGCTTGGAACGGGCAAAGAGCTTAAAGATTTTCAGTATTAAAAATACTTTTTAATTCTTCATAGTTTCCAAATTCAAAAGCATAGCTTTGATTTAAATTTTGACTTAGAAATTTCAAAGCCTTGCTTAAATTTTTACCCAAATTATTCATTAAAGAAAAAGCAATGGCTTGAGAATCTAATCCACCGCAAAGATAGATTAAAGGCATACGAAAGCTTTTAGAAACATCGATTTTTACTTCATTTTCACTTAAATTTAATTTAATATCCATAGGACTAGCATGCTTAAATTTATAAACCTTAGCTAAGG
Encoded here:
- a CDS encoding potassium channel family protein, with amino-acid sequence MKNETYGIIGLGKFGSVVADELLASGYTVIVADKNEEALKNTQHSPSYAYILDSTNTAALKEAGFHDIGVVIISIGESVEKSILTLMALKDIGAKNIVAKATSNIHGQILSKLGATKVIYPEKESAKRLVKDFLVKSVNFEVFELSANTIRAIKLNIDDKLAGNSLKQIAQNMHIIAYKKLNGDWEILPDLETIIVYSGDCVILLGTGKELKDFQY
- a CDS encoding TrkH family potassium uptake protein gives rise to the protein MKQFGFDRRTLKILLSGYIIIALAGSLLLSLDFAHTKPLSFLDAFFTSASAVSMTGLIVKNTASDFTLYGQIIILILVQIGGLGYMGIGLFIYILIRKKVGFSGKNLLKESLVHSSMDGLFSFFKKLLLFIVIIEFIGTILFFLRFALEMDFGKALWFGFFHSVSAFNNSGFYILEDGLLKYRHDIAINLIFTSLVIIGGLGYFVIVELYFFQRKRLQNLSLHTKIVVFSTLFFIVFSTLMMFILEYSNPNSIGNFSFFDKLLSSYFTAVNFRTSGFNTLDVYYFKDASLFFGSLFMVIGGAPGGTAGGMKVTTVVVLVLYAYWSVRNGRVRIFGYEIPQETINKAFVIGVGSAIYIVICTILLSLLESEIRFIALLFETSSAFATVGFSVGDGGSLSLCAKFNPVSKIIVIIMMLSGRIGVFAFFISIFSQDKAIHIKYPKGRVNL